In Paeniglutamicibacter kerguelensis, one genomic interval encodes:
- a CDS encoding FAD-binding oxidoreductase, with protein MVTHITEEIPRSVWYGWGDPARARPLGAGALGYLRNTLGLSGVEPNNPPVDFSAVRVGASQIDDETLAELRVISGAVHVSTEDSERILHSGGKSTPDLMRLRAGDALAAPDAVVFPGDAGEIREILALCVRRGIAVVTFGGGTSVVGGVDPVRAGFAGVVTLDMRRMDKLLHIDPVSRTATLEAGMRGPGIEAALQAHGFTLGHFPQSHQEATLGGYVATRSAGQASTGYGRPENLVKSVRLETPVGPFELGSSAPGSAAGPKLLDVVVGSEGILGVITSATLKISPVPAHKSYGAWSFPSFEAGARAMRRLEQDGVRGDMPHVCRLSDTDETAATFKLGGWKTGLLSRYLRLRGQRTPALALFVWEGDAHETKARKRRSARIMRRAGGRPLGPMPATAWEHGRFSAPYLRDELLTRGVYVETLETAATWSDLGKTHAAVRSSILEALEEGGGSGYVQTHISHVYPDGASLYYTFLGGLEQDGLAQNARVKGAASRAIVAAGATITHHHAVGSEHSPYLGAEIGELGIKVLRGIKDTLDPSGIMNPGKLIPAATEEQA; from the coding sequence ATGGTGACGCACATTACAGAGGAAATTCCCCGCTCGGTTTGGTACGGCTGGGGAGACCCGGCCCGGGCACGGCCGCTGGGGGCCGGCGCGCTTGGCTATCTGCGCAACACGCTCGGCCTCTCCGGCGTGGAGCCGAACAACCCTCCGGTCGATTTCTCCGCCGTCCGGGTGGGCGCAAGCCAAATCGACGACGAGACGCTGGCCGAACTCCGGGTCATCAGCGGAGCCGTACACGTCTCCACCGAGGACTCCGAACGCATCCTGCACTCGGGCGGGAAAAGCACGCCGGACCTGATGCGGCTGCGCGCCGGAGACGCCCTGGCCGCCCCGGACGCGGTGGTCTTCCCCGGCGACGCCGGGGAGATCCGGGAGATCCTGGCGCTGTGCGTCAGGCGCGGGATCGCGGTGGTGACCTTCGGCGGCGGAACCTCGGTGGTCGGCGGCGTCGACCCGGTCCGGGCAGGCTTCGCCGGGGTGGTCACCCTTGACATGCGCCGCATGGACAAGCTGCTGCACATCGACCCGGTCTCCCGCACCGCCACGCTCGAGGCCGGGATGCGGGGGCCGGGGATCGAGGCCGCGCTGCAGGCCCACGGGTTCACGCTCGGCCATTTCCCGCAGAGCCACCAAGAGGCAACGCTCGGCGGCTACGTGGCGACCCGATCCGCCGGCCAGGCCTCCACCGGATACGGCAGGCCGGAAAACCTGGTCAAGTCGGTCCGCCTGGAAACCCCCGTCGGGCCCTTTGAGCTCGGCTCCTCCGCCCCGGGCAGCGCCGCCGGCCCGAAGCTGCTCGACGTCGTCGTGGGGAGCGAGGGCATCCTCGGGGTGATCACCTCCGCCACGCTGAAGATCTCCCCGGTGCCCGCGCACAAGTCCTACGGCGCCTGGTCGTTCCCGTCCTTCGAGGCCGGGGCCCGTGCCATGCGCCGGCTGGAGCAGGACGGCGTCCGCGGCGACATGCCCCACGTATGCAGGCTCAGCGACACCGACGAGACCGCCGCGACCTTCAAGCTCGGCGGCTGGAAAACCGGCCTGCTCTCGCGCTACCTTCGCCTGCGCGGGCAGCGAACCCCAGCGCTTGCCCTCTTTGTCTGGGAGGGCGACGCCCACGAGACCAAGGCGCGCAAGCGGCGCAGCGCCCGCATCATGCGCCGCGCCGGTGGTCGGCCGCTGGGCCCGATGCCCGCCACCGCCTGGGAACACGGCCGGTTCAGCGCGCCCTACCTGCGCGACGAACTGCTCACCCGCGGCGTCTACGTCGAGACCCTCGAAACGGCCGCAACCTGGAGCGACCTGGGCAAGACCCATGCGGCGGTTCGTTCCTCCATCCTCGAGGCCCTTGAGGAAGGCGGCGGCAGCGGGTACGTCCAAACGCACATCTCCCACGTTTACCCCGACGGCGCCTCGCTCTACTACACGTTCCTGGGCGGGCTCGAGCAAGACGGCCTGGCACAAAACGCGAGGGTCAAGGGCGCCGCGTCCCGGGCCATCGTCGCGGCAGGGGCCACCATCACCCACCACCACGCAGTGGGTTCCGAGCACTCGCCGTACCTGGGTGCCGAGATCGGCGAACTCGGCATCAAGGTGCTTCGCGGCATCAAGGACACCCTGGATCCGAGCGGCATCATGAACCCCGGAAAACTCATCCCTGCAGCAACGGAGGAACAAGCATGA
- a CDS encoding SDR family oxidoreductase, whose product MSKTIGSLAGSTILITGAAMGMGKMYARLAVEDNASRVILWDVNAELLEATARELEGRGSQIHTQVVDVSRLEVIERAAEKTRAEAGSPDILINNAGIVRGKYFWEHDQRTDIAATMNINTLALMHITREFLPAMIERGRTSRIVNVASAAGLLANPRMSIYSSSKWAVVGWSDSLRLELIQAGHKHVAVTTFCPSYINTGMFKGARGPLLTPMLEPEAVTQRVWRAMKEGTPMLMMPWTVKLSTALRGVLPLAAWDAVAGRVFGVYKSMEHFTGRQ is encoded by the coding sequence ATGAGCAAGACCATCGGATCCCTGGCCGGATCCACCATCCTGATCACCGGTGCCGCCATGGGGATGGGCAAGATGTACGCCCGCCTCGCCGTGGAGGACAACGCGAGCCGCGTCATCCTCTGGGACGTGAACGCCGAGCTGCTGGAGGCGACCGCCCGCGAGCTGGAGGGCAGGGGGTCCCAAATCCACACCCAGGTGGTGGACGTCAGCAGGCTGGAAGTGATCGAGCGCGCCGCCGAGAAGACCCGGGCGGAGGCCGGGTCCCCGGACATCCTGATCAACAACGCGGGAATCGTGCGCGGCAAGTACTTCTGGGAACACGACCAGCGCACCGACATCGCCGCCACCATGAACATCAACACGCTGGCCCTGATGCACATCACCCGCGAGTTCCTGCCCGCCATGATCGAACGCGGGCGCACCAGCCGGATCGTGAACGTCGCCTCCGCCGCCGGACTGCTGGCCAATCCCCGGATGAGCATCTACTCCTCCTCCAAGTGGGCGGTCGTCGGCTGGAGCGATTCGCTGCGGCTCGAACTCATCCAGGCCGGCCACAAGCATGTCGCCGTGACGACCTTCTGCCCGTCCTACATCAACACCGGCATGTTCAAGGGCGCCCGCGGTCCGCTGCTGACCCCCATGCTGGAACCCGAGGCGGTGACCCAGCGCGTGTGGCGGGCGATGAAGGAGGGAACTCCCATGCTCATGATGCCGTGGACGGTGAAGCTGAGCACCGCGCTGCGCGGGGTGCTGCCGCTGGCGGCCTGGGACGCGGTTGCCGGGCGCGTTTTCGGCGTCTACAAGTCGATGGAGCATTTCACCGGCCGCCAGTAG